Below is a genomic region from Pseudomonas berkeleyensis.
CAGACGTTGCCGCTGTGGTCGCAACAGATTCATTCCGCACGCAGCCATACCGAAGAAGCCATCAGCGCCCTGAGCGAGCGCTTCGCCAACCTTTCCGTGCGTATCCAGCAAAGCCTGGGCAACGGCCCCGAGCGTGAGGCCGGCAACCGCCTGGTCGCACTGCTGTCCACCAGCCAGCACGAGCTGGACATGATCATCATGGCATTGCGCGAGGCACTGGCCAGCAAGGAATCCCTGCTCAAGGAAGTGACGGAACTATCGAACTTCACCGACCAGTTGCAGGAGATGGCGCAGGACGTCGCCGATATCGCCAAGCAGACCAATCTGCTGGCGCTCAACGCCGCTATCGAGGCCGCACGTGCAGGCGAAAGCGGTAGAGGCTTTGCCGTGGTCGCCGACGAGGTGCGCAAGCTGTCCACCATGTCCGGCAGCACCGGCCAGCGCATCGGCGAAACCGTGACCATCGTCAACACGGCGATCCACAAGACCCTGGACATCTCCCGCGAATACGCCAAGACCGACGCCATCACCCTGAACAACGCCAGTGACGTGATCAAGGGCGTGATCACCCGCTTCCATCACAGCGCCAGCGGCATCGTCAGCCACAACGAAGCGATGCGCAGTCAGAGCGAAATCGTCGCTCAGGACATCGCCGAAGTGTTGGTAGCGCTGCAATTCCAGGATCGCATCAGCCAGATGCTCGGGCATGTGAGCAGCGACATCGACAAGCTCTTCGACCACATCCACGCCAGCAACGAACAACGCCGGCTCGGCCATCAACCTGCGCCCCTGGACATCCCGCGCTGGCTGGATGAACTGGCCCAGACCTACACCATGCCCGAGCAGCATGACATCCACCGGGGCGAAGCACCCGGCAAGCGTAACGATTCCGAAATCACTTTCTTCTGAGGTTCCCCATGGGCAAGACCGTACTCATCGTCGACGATTCCGCCTCCATCCGGCAGGTCGTCAGCATCACGCTCAAGGGCGCTGGCTACGACGTGATCGAAGGCTGCGACGGCAAGGACGCACTGGGTAAGCTGGACGGGCGCAAGGTGCACCTGATCATCAGCGACGTGAACATGCCGAACATGGACGGCATCACCTTCCTCAAGAACGTCAAGCAACTACCCGCCTACAAGTTCACTCCGGTGATCATGCTCACCACCGAAGCCGGTGAAGCGAAGAAGGAAGAAGGTCGCGCAGCCGGTGCCAAGGCCTGGGTGGTCAAACCTTTCCAGCCAGCGCAGATGCTCACCGCCGTCTCCAAGCTGATCCTGCCTTGAGGCCAACGCCATGACAGAAGCGTCGGGCGAGAACCTGTATCGCATCCTCCCACTGGAAGGCGGGCTGACCATCTACAGCGTCAGCGAACACATGGGGCTGCTGCTGCGGGCCCTGGCGCCTGGCGCTGAAGTCGAACTGGATCTCTCGGCCCTCGACGAACTCGACTGTGCAGGTCTCCAGCTGCTGGTGCTGACCAAGCAGGAAGCCAGCCGTCAGGGCTGCCAGCTGCGTCTTAGCCACCACAGCCCGGCTGTGATCGAGGCGTTCGAACTCAGCGGGCTCGCCTCCTTCTTCGGCGATCCCATTCTGATCAAACCCAGCGACGAGTGACGCAGTATGGATATGGACGAAGTACTCAAGATCTTCATCGCTGAAAGCCGAGAACTGCTCGAACTGATGGAGGAAGCACTGCTCCTACTGGAAAGTGCCCCCGAAGACGCCGACACCATCAATGCGATCTTTCGTGCCGCCCACACGATCAAGGGCTCGGCCGGACTGTTCGGCCTCGACCTCATCGTCGACTTCACCCATATCGCCGAAAGCGTCCTCGACCGCATCCGCAACGGTGAACTGCACTTCGATGAAACCCTCACCGCGCTGTTCCTGCAGGTTGGCGATCACCTCGGCAAACTCATCACCCACCTTGACGAAGGCCATGATCTCGAACAACTGGACGCCGAGAGCCTGGAGCAGAACCGTCTGCTCGGGGAGCGCCTGAGCGCCTACATGGCGCCACCCAGAAATCCCGGCGGACTGCCTGCCAACCATGAACGGATCGAGCGCAGTACCCAGGACGGGCTCAGCGCCGATCACTGGCACCTGTCGCTGCGCTTCGGCCCCGATACCCTGCGCAATGGCATGGATCCGCTGTCCTTGCTGCGCTACCTCAATACCTTTGGCCGCATCGTCAATATCGTTCCGCTGCTCGACCGCGTGCCGCCAGCGGCTGAGATGGATCCCGAAACTTGCTACCTCAGCTTTGAGGTCGCCTTCGCCAGTGACGCCGACAAGGCCACCATCGAGGGCGCCTTCGAGTTCGTCCGCGAAGACAGCCTGATCCGCATCCTGCCTCCGCACAGCAAGTCCAACGAATACCTCGAACTGATCCGTGCCCTTCCTGAAGAAGATATGCGCCTGGGCGAAATCCTCATGCGCTGCGGCACCCTCACGGCCGCAGAGCTTCAGGATGTACTGCACGCCCAGGTTCAAGGACAGCAAGAAGCCGAAACCCGCCCCATCGGCCAGGTGTTGATGGAAGAGAGCCTGGTACAACCACCGGTGATCGCAGCGGCGCTGCAAAAGCAGCAGCAGGTCAAGGAAAGTCGCAACAACGAGAACAACCTGATCCGCGTTGATGCCGGCAAGCTCGACCAACTGATCAACCTGGTCGGCGAACTGATCATCGCTGGCGCCGGCGCACGCATGACAGCCCAACAATGTGGCAATGCCGAAATGCTGGAGTCCACCGAACAACTTTCGCGCCTCGTGGAAGAAGTGCGCGACTCGGCATTGACCCTGCGCATGGTGCAGATCGGCGCCACCTTCAACCGCTTCCAGCGTGTGGTGCGCGACGTTTCACGCGAGATCGGCAAGGACATCACCCTGTCCATCAGCGGTGGCGAAACCGAGCTGGACAAGACCGTGGTCGAGCGCATCACCGACCCGCTGACTCACCTGGTGCGCAACGCCATGGATCATGGCATCGAACCCTTGGCAGTGCGCCAGGCACGAGGCAAGCCCGCGCAAGGCAACGTGCGCCTGAACGCCTACCACGACGCAGGCAGCATCGTGCTGGAAGTGACGGACGACGGTGGTGGTCTTGACCCTCAGCGGATCCTCGCCAAGGCCCGCGAGCGCGGGCTGATCAGCGACGGGCAGGTGCTGACCGAAAAGGAAACGTTCAACCTTATCTTCGAACCAGGCTTCTCCACCGCCGACCAGGTCAGCAATCTCTCGGGGCGCGGCGTCGGTATGGATGTGGTCAAGCGCAACATTTCCGCCCTGCGCGGCAACATCGAGCTGGACAGCCGCCTGGGTGAAGGTACCTGCGTACGCATCCGCCTGCCGCTGACCCTGGCCATCATCGACGGTTTCCTGGTCGGTGTAGGCCCGGCGGGTTACGTGATCCCGCTGGATCTGGTCGAGGAATGCATCGAACTCGAGCCTGGCGCATGCCATGACCGCGGCCACATCTCGCTACGTGGCGAGGTATTGCCATTCATCCGCATGCGCGAGCTGTTCGATGAGGAAGGCCAACCACCAAGGCGCGAAAACGTGGTCGTCGTCAGCTACGCCGGCCAGCGTGCCGGATTGGTCGTCGATCACCTGATGGGCGAATTCCAGACCGTGATCAAGCCGCTGGGCAAGCTGTTTGGCACCTGCCGGGGCATTGGTGGTTTCACCATCCTGGGCAGTGGCGCCGTCGCGCTGATCCTCGACATACCCAGCCTCTTGACCGACCTCGCACACCCGACTGCCCACGCTGCACCCGCTGCACCCGCTGCACCCGCTGCCATCGAAGCCTGAATCCAACGACAGAGCCCTAACACCATGAGTCTTCCCAGCAGCCCAGCCAGCCTCGAGCAACATCCGCTGGTGAGCAGTACATCTGCGCAAGAGCAGAGCCTGCCGCAGCAGTACCTGACGTTCGAGCTCAACGAACGCCGCTACGCGCTGGATGGTCTGTGCGTGCGCGAAATCATCGAGTACCCGCAACTGACACGTGTGCCCATGGCTGCCACCTGCATCCATGGCGTCATCAACCTGCGCGGGGCCGTGGTACCAGTGATCGACCTGAGCCTGCGCTTCGGCCAGGGCGCGAGCCGTATAGACAAACGCACCTGCATCATCATCGTCGAGGTCACGGACGACGAGGACGCCCACGTACTGGGCATCATCGTCGACGCCGTCAGCGAAGTCCTCGAAGTGGCCGCCAGCCAAGTGCGGCCAGCCCCGACCTTCGGCAACCCCGTTCGCGCCGACTTCATCCACGGCATGGTTCGCCAGGGTGACGAATTCATCGTTTTGCTGACCATCGAAAACACCCTGGCGGTTGCCGAAATCGCGGCTTCCGGCAGCACCACGCACGCACGACAAGCGCTTGAGCGCCCGGCTAGGTAATACGGAGAGAGTAACCATGTTCAAGAATATGAGAGTGGCGACCAAGCTTGGCCTGGGCTTTGGCTCGGTCGTGGCCCTGCTGGTGCTGGCGACGGTGCTCGGGGTCATGCGCATGAGCGCGATCAATGCGGCCAACGACTTCATCGTATCTGATCGCTATCCCAAGATCGTTCAGTCCAACACCATCAAGGAGGAGACCCTCAACCAGGCCCGACTGGTGCGAGATCTGATCATTCGTGATGATCCGGCAGCCGATGCAAAGAACATGGAAGGCATCACCGTCAGCCGTGAGCGTCGGGCCAGCGCTTTCGAAGAGCTGCAGAAAACCGTGAATACGCCGCAAGGGCGCGATCTGCTGGCACGCATCAATGCTGCTCGCATGCTGGTAGGCCAGCGCTATGAAGAGCTGTTCACCTTCGTTGACGACTCCGAACGTGCTCTGGCCTATCTCTACGATCAGGTGGTTCCTGCCAACAACGAGTTGCTGGCGTCTGCCCAGGCCATGGTGGACTTCCAGAGTGGTCTGATGGACAAGAGCGCAGAGGAAGCAACGGCGCTCTATGAAGAGTCGCGCATGCAACTGATGATCATCGGTGGCGCTGCCGTGCTGATCTCCATTCTGCTCGCCTGGCTGATTACCCACAGCCTGCTGCGCCAACTCGGTGGTGAGCCGGGCTACGCGGCTGAAGTGGTAACCCGCATCGCCGAGGGCGACCTCCGGGTGGAGGTCGCTACCCGCAACGGCGATACCACCAGCATGCTCGCCGCCATCAAGAGCATGTCGCAGCGCCTGGCCCAGATCATCACCGAAGTGCGTAGTTCTGCCGACTCGCTGACCAGCGCCTCCGAGGAGATTTCCGCCACGGCTCAGAGCATGAGTCAGGCCGCTTCCGAACAGGCGGCCTCGGTCGAGGAAACCAGCGCTTCGATGGAGCAGATGTCGGCGTCCATCGCGCAGAATACCGAGAATGCGCGCATCACCGACGGCATGGCCAGCAAGGCCAGCGGCGAAGCCGGCGAAGGTGGCCAGGCGGTCAAGGAAACCGTACGCGCCATGAAAACCATCGCTGACAAGATCGGTATCGTCGACGACATCGCCTACCAGACCAACCTGCTCGCACTCAACGCCGCCATCGAAGCTGCGCGTGCCGGCGAGCACGGCAAAGGCTTCGCCGTGGTAGCTGCCGAAGTTCGCAAGCTGGCCGAGCGCAGCCAGGTGGCCGCCCAGGAAATCGGCGAGGTGGCCAAGTCCAGCGTACAACTGGCCGAACGCGCCGGCACCCTGCTTGACGAGATCGTGCCGTCCATCGCCAAGACCTCCGATCTGGTGCAGGAAATCTCTGCGGCCTCCGAGGAGCAGAGCTCCGGCGTCGGCCAGATCAGCACGGCGATGAACCAACTCAATGAAATCACCCAGCAGAACGCCTCTTCCTCCGAGGAGCTTGCGGCCACTGCAGAGGAAATGAGCGGCCAGGCAGAGCAACTGCAACAGCTGATGGACTTCTTCAAGCTCAACAGCATGGCCACTGGGCGCAGCCAGCAACGCCACGTTCAACAGCCACGCCCGAGCCACTCATCGCGGGCACAAACCATCGACGATGACGCCGCGATGCCAATGGCAGGCGGTCTTCCGGCCGGTTACGTGCGCTTCCAGGAGTAGCCGATGGCTGCCGCAATCAGCAATGCCGCCGGCCAGTACCTGACGTTTACCCTGGCTCAGGAGCTGTTCGCCGTCGATATCCATGCCGTACGCGAGATCATCGAGTACGGCCGGCTGACCAGCGTACCGATGATGCCGCCGAGCATACTTGGCGTCATCAACCTACGTGGGGCTGTCGTGCCGGTCATCGATCTTGGCCTGCGCTTCGGCGGCAGTGCCACGGCGATCGGCCCACGTACCTGCATCGTCATACTGGAAATCGCCTCGACTGAGGGGCTACGCGTCATCGGCATGGTGGTCGAAGCGGTCAACGAAGTGCTGGAGCTGGGTAGCGGGCAGATCGAGCCCGCCCCAAGCTTCGGTAATCATATCCGCGCAGACTTCATTCGCGGCATGGGCAAGCTGGATGATCGGCTGGTCGTGCTGCTCGATGTTGGTCGGGTGCTATCGGATGATGAAATAGCGCTGCTGGAGCAAGCCAGCGCACACCGCGGGACGATGCAGGACAATCCATGAGCAGCAACACCGCCATCGCCCTGAGTGACCTGGAGTTTGCCAAGTTTCGCCAGCTGATCTACGAGATCGCCGGCATCAGCCTTTCCGATGCAAAGAAACCGCTGGTAGCCGGGCGGCTGAGCAAGCGCCTGCGCGAGTTCGAGCTCGACAGCTACGGCGAATACTTCCGTCGCCTGAGCCAGAGTCCGGCAGAGCTGCAGACGTGCGTCGATCTGCTGACCACCAACGAAACCTACTTCTTTCGCGAACCCAAGCATTTCGACTTCCTGCGTGAGCGCCTTATCCAGCCAGGGCTGATTCCCAGCGGGCGGCCCCTGCGCATCTGGAGTGGTGCCTGCTCCAGCGGTGAGGAGCCGTACAGCATTGCACTGCTGCTGGCTGACGTACTCGGCGACAAACCTTGGGAGATCCTTGCGTCGGATATCAGCCAGCGGGTGCTGGATCGCGCCCGTGCCGGGGTCTATCGTGTGCAGGACAGCGAAGATATCCCGCGCCGGATGCTGGTCAGCCACTGTTTTCGCGGCGTTGGCGCCAACGAGGGCAATCTGCTTATCGACCCGGCACTGCGTCGCCGGGTGCGCTTCGAGCAGATCAACCTGAACAACTCATTGCCGGAAGTCGGTCAATTCGATGTGATCTTCCTGCGTAACGTCATGATCTACTTCGATGGTGAAACCAAGCGTCAGGTCGTGAAGCGCCTGCTGAGTCGCCTGCGCCCAGGTGGTTACTTTCTGATCAGCCATTCGGAAAGCCTCAACGGCATCGATGAGACGCTCAAGGTCGT
It encodes:
- a CDS encoding response regulator, which codes for MGKTVLIVDDSASIRQVVSITLKGAGYDVIEGCDGKDALGKLDGRKVHLIISDVNMPNMDGITFLKNVKQLPAYKFTPVIMLTTEAGEAKKEEGRAAGAKAWVVKPFQPAQMLTAVSKLILP
- a CDS encoding STAS domain-containing protein, with the translated sequence MTEASGENLYRILPLEGGLTIYSVSEHMGLLLRALAPGAEVELDLSALDELDCAGLQLLVLTKQEASRQGCQLRLSHHSPAVIEAFELSGLASFFGDPILIKPSDE
- a CDS encoding chemotaxis protein CheA; the protein is MDMDEVLKIFIAESRELLELMEEALLLLESAPEDADTINAIFRAAHTIKGSAGLFGLDLIVDFTHIAESVLDRIRNGELHFDETLTALFLQVGDHLGKLITHLDEGHDLEQLDAESLEQNRLLGERLSAYMAPPRNPGGLPANHERIERSTQDGLSADHWHLSLRFGPDTLRNGMDPLSLLRYLNTFGRIVNIVPLLDRVPPAAEMDPETCYLSFEVAFASDADKATIEGAFEFVREDSLIRILPPHSKSNEYLELIRALPEEDMRLGEILMRCGTLTAAELQDVLHAQVQGQQEAETRPIGQVLMEESLVQPPVIAAALQKQQQVKESRNNENNLIRVDAGKLDQLINLVGELIIAGAGARMTAQQCGNAEMLESTEQLSRLVEEVRDSALTLRMVQIGATFNRFQRVVRDVSREIGKDITLSISGGETELDKTVVERITDPLTHLVRNAMDHGIEPLAVRQARGKPAQGNVRLNAYHDAGSIVLEVTDDGGGLDPQRILAKARERGLISDGQVLTEKETFNLIFEPGFSTADQVSNLSGRGVGMDVVKRNISALRGNIELDSRLGEGTCVRIRLPLTLAIIDGFLVGVGPAGYVIPLDLVEECIELEPGACHDRGHISLRGEVLPFIRMRELFDEEGQPPRRENVVVVSYAGQRAGLVVDHLMGEFQTVIKPLGKLFGTCRGIGGFTILGSGAVALILDIPSLLTDLAHPTAHAAPAAPAAPAAIEA
- a CDS encoding chemotaxis protein CheW; protein product: MSLPSSPASLEQHPLVSSTSAQEQSLPQQYLTFELNERRYALDGLCVREIIEYPQLTRVPMAATCIHGVINLRGAVVPVIDLSLRFGQGASRIDKRTCIIIVEVTDDEDAHVLGIIVDAVSEVLEVAASQVRPAPTFGNPVRADFIHGMVRQGDEFIVLLTIENTLAVAEIAASGSTTHARQALERPAR
- a CDS encoding methyl-accepting chemotaxis protein yields the protein MFKNMRVATKLGLGFGSVVALLVLATVLGVMRMSAINAANDFIVSDRYPKIVQSNTIKEETLNQARLVRDLIIRDDPAADAKNMEGITVSRERRASAFEELQKTVNTPQGRDLLARINAARMLVGQRYEELFTFVDDSERALAYLYDQVVPANNELLASAQAMVDFQSGLMDKSAEEATALYEESRMQLMIIGGAAVLISILLAWLITHSLLRQLGGEPGYAAEVVTRIAEGDLRVEVATRNGDTTSMLAAIKSMSQRLAQIITEVRSSADSLTSASEEISATAQSMSQAASEQAASVEETSASMEQMSASIAQNTENARITDGMASKASGEAGEGGQAVKETVRAMKTIADKIGIVDDIAYQTNLLALNAAIEAARAGEHGKGFAVVAAEVRKLAERSQVAAQEIGEVAKSSVQLAERAGTLLDEIVPSIAKTSDLVQEISAASEEQSSGVGQISTAMNQLNEITQQNASSSEELAATAEEMSGQAEQLQQLMDFFKLNSMATGRSQQRHVQQPRPSHSSRAQTIDDDAAMPMAGGLPAGYVRFQE
- a CDS encoding chemotaxis protein CheW; translated protein: MAAAISNAAGQYLTFTLAQELFAVDIHAVREIIEYGRLTSVPMMPPSILGVINLRGAVVPVIDLGLRFGGSATAIGPRTCIVILEIASTEGLRVIGMVVEAVNEVLELGSGQIEPAPSFGNHIRADFIRGMGKLDDRLVVLLDVGRVLSDDEIALLEQASAHRGTMQDNP
- a CDS encoding CheR family methyltransferase → MSSNTAIALSDLEFAKFRQLIYEIAGISLSDAKKPLVAGRLSKRLREFELDSYGEYFRRLSQSPAELQTCVDLLTTNETYFFREPKHFDFLRERLIQPGLIPSGRPLRIWSGACSSGEEPYSIALLLADVLGDKPWEILASDISQRVLDRARAGVYRVQDSEDIPRRMLVSHCFRGVGANEGNLLIDPALRRRVRFEQINLNNSLPEVGQFDVIFLRNVMIYFDGETKRQVVKRLLSRLRPGGYFLISHSESLNGIDETLKVVKPSIYRKPDA